The nucleotide sequence ttttttttaatgaccaCACTCAGTTGTCATTGTTTCTGTCAATCTTCTCGGGCTTACTCCTTCACTCCCTTCTCTGTATGATCATAGTACTCAATATATTATTTAGCTCAATTACAGAAGTTATCACACAGGGTTTCACAACTGATTTTGAATGTCTCCCCCAGTGTTCTAGGCTCATCCAGGATAATTCTTCCTTTCTCATCTCTTGTATCTGCACTACTCTTAATTTAGGTctagtatattattttaaaaatgtttttgaataaatgagtaagtCAGATCCTCAGACTATCTAGACCAGATCTAGCAGTACATGATATATTTTGGAAAGGCACTATTATATTCCCTAAGAGCCTCTCTTTCACTTCCTTCTGATTTGAATAACTTTCAACTGCCAAGCTttgagaaaagaatataaaagggAGTGAAAATCTCCATTCCAAACTTGATAGGAGGtctaaattttaaatgcattatttcttcattttttcttggaTTTTGCAAGCTTTGGGgaaatttgtttcaattttaattttgctttaaataaatctaaaaaactTTAGCTTGAAGATTAACATCTCTGCAATTTGACGAATTTAGTTTGATGGCTACTCAGAAGATTCAGTAAGTAATTTCACAGTTCTTGATTATGAAACCTAAATATATGTTATGTTTTCTGTAGGCAAAATCTCAAACTTGTTACCTGAAGGTTCTGTAGATGGGGATACCAGGATGGTCCTTGTGAATGCTGTCTACTTCAAAGGAAAGTGGAAAACTCCATTTGAGAAGAAACTAAATGGGCTTTATCCTTTCCGTGTAAACTCGGTATGAGACAACAAAATACATCTTCCTAGCATATATTTTAGGGCTTTTGACAAGATATAGACAGAAAAATTAGAGACCGCTCATTAGAGACTTGCTAGTTAGAAGTTATGCATGTTGGACAGTTGACTGACTTTTTAGAAACAGTATAGGTAGAGGGGAAGAACGTGGCTTTTTAATTATACATACCCAGACTCCAACGTTGGCGCTACCACTTATTTCAAAGGGCTGTAAATATTGAGACATGGCACGGTTCCTGGCCCATAGTACGAACTAAACAAGTGTTTTAGAATTATGGTTGTCATTACCATTGTTGTCCATCTTACTAAATAATGGTTATAAAGTTGAACAAGCTAATAACATCAGAGTACCCACTGTAAGGAtgtacaaataatttattttgttggtttaaaaaaatcacatttatccAACACTAAAGTAGAACCAATCCTCCTTTATGTCTAGTTGTAAATCTCTTGATATCTTATAATCGACTTCCATATTTTACCTTTTAATAATATCAGGCTCAGCGCACACCTGTACAGATGATGTACTTGCGTGAAAAGCTAAACATTGGATACATAGAAGACCTAAAGGCTCAGATTCTAGAACTCCCATATGCTGGAAATGTTAGCATGTTCTTGTTGCTTCCAGATGAAATTGCTGATGTGTCCACTGGCTTGGAGCTGGTAAGACATTCAGATATTTAAGTTTCTGGGGCTATACCTACCTTTCGTGAGATGAATATATACTCCTTACAAATGGTGTGGTAATTTCTCATGGAAATATATGAAACAGTTGATAGTAAATATGCCATGCCTCTACATTTCATTCAAAGCCTTAACTATGTCATACGTGTTACCTTCTTGTAAAAATCTGACCAATCTGTTAACTTTCTATATCACCCACAATATAGTAAAATCACTGATTTTTAATATTAGACTTAaagttgttttccttcttttctaatacttgctgtattttcttttgtttgttttgttttgttttgctttgcagcTGGAAAGTGAAATAAACTATGACAAACTCAACAAGTGGACCAGCAAAGACAAAATGGCTGAAGATGATGTTGAGGTATACATACCCCAGTTCAAATTAGAAGAGCATTATGAACTCAGATCCATTCTGAGAAGCATGGGCATGGAGGACGCCTTCAACAAGGGACGGGCCAATTTCTCAGGGATGTCGGAGAGGAATGATCTGTTTCTTTCTGAAGTGTTCCACCAAGCCATGGTGGATGTGAATGAGGAGGGCACTGAAGCAGCCGCTGGCACAGGAGGTGTTATGACAGGGAGAACTGGTCATGGAGGCCCACAGTTTGTGGCAGatcatccttttcttttccttattatgCATAAAATAACcaagtgcattttattttttggcagatTTTCCTCACCCTAAAACTAAGCATGCTGCTTCTGCAAAAGATTTTTGTAGATGAGCTGTGTGCCTCAGAATTGCTATTTCAAATTGCCAAAAATTTAGAGATGTTTTCTACATATTTCTGTTCTTCTGAACAACTTCTGCTACCCactaaataaaaacacagaaataattaGACAATTGTCTATTATAACATGACAACCCTATTAATCATTTGGTCTTCTAAAATGGGATCATGCCCATTTAGATTTTCCTTACtatcagtttatttttataacattaacttttactttgttatttattattttatataatggtgagtttttaaattattgttcacTGCCTATTTAATGTAGCTAATAAAGTTATAGAAGCAGATGATCTGTTAATTTCCTATCTAAAAAATGCCTTTACTTGTTCTGATAATGAAGAATAAATAGGTATCCCTCCATGCTCTTCTATAATAAATATCTGGAAAAAACATTAAACAATAGGCAAATATATGTTATGTGCATTTCTAGAAATACATACcacatatatatgtctgtatCTTATATTCAATTGcaagtatataataaataaaccTGCTTCCAAACAACAATACATTTGTTGTCATTTCATTAGGTCTGCAGATCATAGACCTTGACTCCTAGGAGTTGAGCATTATGACTCACTTGCGAGAACTCAGAAAAAATAGACAGGATGAAGGAGCCAAGGGCATAACAACCTTCATTCAAAAAGACCCGATGTTGAGGGTCAGTGGGATGGGGTTGTATGAAAAATGGGTTAGAGCTGCTTTCTCACAGCAGCAAAGACACAGCAATTCAGAATAGTCTAGGTTAGAGTCCTTTGGGGAAACCACTGTCTAAACATTAAGGACACCAGGATTAATGACCAAGTCCAGTGGTCCAGACACAGAAGAAGGCCTCAGTCATTGAGCTCAGAGTTGCAAGCAGTGAAGATGGGAGATGGGTTGGGTGCAAGAGCAGGAGGGGAAATATAAGATGGCTCTTTCTAAGGGTGTTTGTTTCTAATAGCAGTAATGCTTTTGAGTGAGTCAGAGGCAGAGGAGAACATAATTGAAGACCTGAGAAATAAGGCAAATTGTAGGTTGGGGGCCTGAACAACAGAGTCTGGCTGCAGAAGTGCGGCTGGATCCTGGAAATGCAGCACACTCCCTTTGATGGCAGGCAGGGATGCTTGATGCACTAGAACATGGTAGCTAAAAAAGTGGCCTCAAGACTCAGACTCTCTGCCTCCAAATCCCAGTTGTAACACTTACAAGTAGCTTCACCACAGGCCAACCATGGTGcttctttgtgcttcagttttctctcagtgaaaactaaagaaaaaactgCTTTTATCGTATTGCTATAATGACTAAATGAGTTCATATATAACAAGCAATTAAAAGAACACTTGGCATATataatatttagtaaatattagtGATTATGATCTATCTTATCTTTGTCAGTAATAAAACTGTCTCACTCTAAGCTGGTCAAACACGAATCCCAGAAAATTACTCAGTTAACTTTTTAAGGCTTGAATAATGGTGTATTTCTTCTAATCAGACATTCCTGAAAATTAAGAGTTGCTGTTTCTTGCATTCTTCTActtacttttaatttcatttctctaTGTGCTTTAATAATTCTGCAAGGTGGTAGGTGGTAACTTTGTGAATTATCATGAGTCTTAAAATATCCATATTTCACTCTCATTATTGAGTTAGAGTATGGATATACAATTCTGGGTTCCAAGTGCTTTTCAGCACTTTGAGGGTAtgattttattgtctttttgGTACCCAAAATTGTTGATAGGAAAGTTGATGTTAAGATAGTTCTTGAcccttataattttcatttttttgtttttgatttttttgatatttcattacattaaggatattttttaaatcatattttaaaaagcttatcctGTTCAGCAGAAGATTTTTCTATCTGGAAGCTTATATCTCATTTCAGTTCTGGGAAACCTCAGCCATCACTATGGGCTCAATATAtcttcccaaaatttatatgttgaaactttAATCCCAAGTGTGATGGTACTTGGAGGTGGTTCCTTTGGAAGATAATTAGGggtagatgaggtcatgagggcagaatcCATGATGGAATTACTGCCCTCATAAGGAGCTCTAGGCACCAGATCTTTTTCTATCTGTCATGTGAGGATATAACAAGAAAGCAGTCATCTGTGACTCAGGAAGAGGCCCTCACTAGAACCTGACCATGTGGAAACACCCCTCTCAGATTaccagtctccagaaccatgagaaatactTGTTTGTAGTTTATGCCACACAATCTATGGTATTCTGTCATAGCAACCTGAACCGACTAAGACAGCAATTATCTACTCAATTGCTTGGCGCCAGTTGATCTACTCTCTTCTTCTGGATTCCTACTAAGATAATATTGATGCATCTGATGCTCCTCTCTCTGTTTCCAAATTTTTTGAGTACCTAATAAATTCACATGGCCCAAACATCAAATATCATAAAAAAGACTAGAGTGAAAAGTCTTCCTTCCACTCCTGTTCCCTATTCATTTAGCTCCTATTTCTCTGTCTTTACTAGTAATATATGTGCATATTGCAGTATACACACAGggtcataaataaaaacaacaaacaaacaaaattgttctaataatactgtattattaACTTTGTacatgatttctttctctttcctagtCCCCCAACAGGCAACAAAATAATGTACAGCTATGATTTTACTATTGTAGGCAGTATACCTACACGTAGGgtgatataatttggatatttgtccctgaccaaatctcatgttgaactgtaatccccaatacTGGAAGtagggcttggtgggaggtgtttggatcctAGAGGCTGATCCCTTATGGCTTGGTGCTgccttcatgatagtgagttctcatgagatctggtcactTAAAGGTGTGTGGCAACTCCCCCAACCCTCTCTCTCTCGTTCCTGCTTCTGTCATATGGTATGCCTGccccccctttgccttctgccatgattataagcttcctgaggcctccccagaagctgagcagatgccatcactatgcttcctatacagcctgcagaactgtgagccagttaaacctcttttctttacaaattacccagtcttgggcatttccttacagcaatgcaagaatggcctaatacatagGGGGTTTAATCAAGAAGTGAGGAAGAAATCTGGAGAAggttttgagggaaaaaaatgaataaaacttaaTCTTTGACTTTAGGGAAGATGAAACCATTTGTTGCATAAATCCGCAAAATCCACATTGATGCCTTTACTATAACATAAGCAACACAAGCAAGTTTTCATGCTGGGTGGTGTTGCAGCCCAAGTCACTGTGGTGGACTGCCGTCAGTCAAGGTGAGCAGTCCTTCTATCTGGAGGCTCCATATGATGCTTTTTTCTAATAGCAGTTCTGGAGGCATTCTTGGATAATCATATCTGCTCAGTGCAAAGTTGGGCAGGCATCATGGAACTTTCTAGCACACGTCTCATTCCCTAGTGAAATCCAGAGTACCACTTTGCTCTGGGTTCCACATCAACATTCAAATATTAAGGTCTGAGCCATCTTGCCAGAAAATAAGTATGCCTCTGTGAAGAGAAAAACAGGAACTACgtgagaaaaatatacaaaatagttTATAAATAGAGAGGCTCCTTCTTTGTCTTAATCCCTCCTGGAGATGTCTTCCTGTTCCAATCCCTCTCCCAATGACCCTCCCCGCCTTCCTCCATACACATGCAAATGAAACAAATggcctgttatttttcttttgtaataaatAAGGAGTGAAAAAGCATTccttgggaaaaataaaagagaaccaGAAAATGATGAAGTAACATCCGACCCAATAATGGTGTCTAAAATTTTGATCCAAAACCCTTGTCCCTGCTAGTGGGGAAAACAGACATCCCAGTCATTCAAGTGATGCTCTGGGTTCTACACCAATGCTCCAAATGAGAACAGAAAATCTTCCGGGGTGCCTTTCACATAGTAACCGAGAGCCATTTTTAACAGGCTTACAataaaggccaggcatgatgggttgtgcctgaaatcccagcactttgagaggccagaggtgggaggatcacttgagcccaggagctagaAGCTGCTGCGAAatattattgcaccactgcacttcagtctgggtgacagagtgagaccctatttctagaaaaaacaaaacagacacaacacaaattaataattcagtaatattttctatttcattgatcatTATTATTCCACTAATTTGAAGCTTTCTATTTGtgttttataaaaaaaatacTACCTGGGAAAACCATGCCAAATATTCTCTGTTGGCAGACTAGAGAAAGGATTAAgcaaaaaaaggatgagttacaATTTGTCAGAATCCAGGTCTctcatgtgtacagagatggaaAATGTGAGTAACTAAATAACTCAGGCAAACCCTTaactgtctctttctgtctttttattgAGACTTCTGACAAAAATAAGCCTGAAAGAAAGAGTATACCTGCTTGTGAAACTGAATCAAAGGGTGGAGCTAAGAACAGGGAGgtgctaaaattttttttttttttaatttcttcagttGAAAGTTTCTCAACTCTTCAGCCACAATCTCTTACTACAGGAGCAAATTGCCAGTTTTGCTCCAGTGGAAGAAAACAAggtattgtaaatatttctttggttaatgattttatttatgtttttcttcttggtTGAAGTGCCTAGCTaggtaaaaaataatgaagaccccttcccccaaaaaagtccagaaataatAGATAAGGCCCAATCCCTTAAGAATTAGTCTGTGTAAGTCAGAGAGTAACCTGAGCTGGTTTGAAGTTTATACTAGAAAAAGGGATATGGGAGAAAGAACATTCATTCCCCAAAAAAGTTAGAGAAATTGTTTTTCTAGAAATTGTGGAGTGGAATTTGCTCCTTGTTTTACTGGGAATTGTGAAATCATCAGTGGAGTTTCCTCCAGTCACATTTATGTATCTGTCAACATGcgcagagataaataaaatattctctcaGGACAGTTGAGCCAAAACCCTTCAACTCTTTAGGAAATGTGAGCTTGGCACCCTGAATTTGGATCCTATTCATTAATATATGGAACTCACGGTTTGACTCTTTAACTGTTCCCCCCACAAACCCAAAACCCCACTCTCTTCTCCTGGCCACCATTTCATTGGCCATTAGCTTTCTTCTCTTCTGTGGAATAATAAATGTTCCTAATCCCCCACATTATACTAGGTGCTCTTCATAAACCACCCCAAACTATTACCTGTTTCTAAAAAAGGCCTTAGGTGAATAGAAAGGTGCTGGGGATTGGGGAAACTGTCATTCTCTGATATGCACGACTCCATGAGGAGGTAATATTATCAGTGTCATCAGAAAGGCAAGAGGCCCTTGGGAGTGTCTCATGGAAAATGGGACAAGAATCCTTCTCCCCACTCTCCagatct is from Pan troglodytes isolate AG18354 chromosome 17, NHGRI_mPanTro3-v2.0_pri, whole genome shotgun sequence and encodes:
- the SERPINB2 gene encoding plasminogen activator inhibitor 2, with amino-acid sequence MEDLCVANTLFALNLFKHLAKASPTQNLFLSPWSISSTMAMVYMGSRGSTEDQMAKVLQFNEVGANAVTPMTPENFTSCGFMQQIQKGTYPDAILQAQAADKIHSSFRSLSSAINASTGDYLLESVNKLFGEKSASFREEYIRLCQKYYSSEPQAVDFLECAEEARKKINSWVKTQTKGKISNLLPEGSVDGDTRMVLVNAVYFKGKWKTPFEKKLNGLYPFRVNSAQRTPVQMMYLREKLNIGYIEDLKAQILELPYAGNVSMFLLLPDEIADVSTGLELLESEINYDKLNKWTSKDKMAEDDVEVYIPQFKLEEHYELRSILRSMGMEDAFNKGRANFSGMSERNDLFLSEVFHQAMVDVNEEGTEAAAGTGGVMTGRTGHGGPQFVADHPFLFLIMHKITKCILFFGRFSSP